One genomic window of Denticeps clupeoides chromosome 14, fDenClu1.1, whole genome shotgun sequence includes the following:
- the LOC114803335 gene encoding EMILIN-1-like isoform X1 codes for MARPVLYLLLTFALSECGSDMFSTATYGQFPAVFPHATGAASRNRNWCAFVVTRTISCVIEDGVETYVKPEYQRCSYGQCARVVNRTFRRPKYKVAYRTVTELEWKCCHGYSGDDCSDGPTGVSDVHISRGGTHSSQTGYGTESGESDDKIRQLEEKIQKLTNDLHNLHSTLHSMNERLYEVSRRDGISGGRNPSDSGQPLITEVIYNIQAKLDQLGNMTQVHDRTLHTINNLVNGNGVDNELDAGGTNYAVLKEEILRELEHQVALSCSACQLGVADMRRQQQEDRERIRTLEKLLRTADQHHWQTLDILQQDITRSQSCCNTINDLAHRLDVVERKVSSNSESIDMYQGHLDKDTEPNLNTHLRDLERRLNGTIQKAELRFSQTEINLRNSIQKEVGQTRNVVNKLFLDYNSRITNTEEGVQALKDTVYTQNERFGHQENRTAFINNKLSVINSMCTKSCDSHGPRRKTEDTIKTLEWKVIANDKNILKFETHLKNLTISGDLLMGRVVDLSNDINRIKSTGEDGEYYNRLVTNVTTIAKECSVCTSVDRELYTFKNATNSALSRWQSEITNLKNRMDNDESTCSQVCSNLQGEVRKLKEEVENCREQCKNAITELNSQKMDIDGHSAITSTLGRDLKSVREELSRFIIIYSDTINGLVLTVQKHGSVISDLGNTKDQIMSEIDKVQKKVTEHIEDGRARFEDLRSEIHNLSNNLVVEMGECKRSGKGLERRLSKMEVACGHLDFVSSNLQKIKDGLHRHATAFWECVHKLNNTIKSQDQALDNHRMKLEKIQNQIYGMNFSLLKINDEFQAFTMNNFVGPAGPPGVQGERGPHGHPGPRGPQGQEGSQGRPGNEGQVGPPGPPGKDAHVPRLSFSAALTRPQANAGTILFDKIFVNEGQSYNPRTGLFTAPLTGRYFFSAVLTGQKNFKIEAVLSKSNVGIFRGDSAGYQPEGLEKPMAEAKHTPGSLVVFNMNLPLEVGDTVCIDLVMGKLAHSVEPLTVFNGMLLYEDTFAAF; via the exons AAACTGGTGTGCCTTTGTTGTGACAAGAACAATCAGCTGTGTGATCGAAGATGGAGTGGAGACTTATGTAAAGCCAGAATACCAGCGATGTTCTTATGGCCAGTGTGCCAGAGTCGT GAATCGGACCTTCAGACGGCCAAAGTACAAGGTGGCATATAGAACAGTGACTGAACTGGAATGGAAGTGTTGTCATGGCTACTCAGGGGATGACTGCAGTGATGGTCCCACAGGTGTCTCTGATGTTCATATTAGTAGAGGAGGAACTCACTCATCGCAGACTGGCTATGGAACAGAAAGTGGAGAAA GTGATGATAAAATCAGGCAACTTGAAGAAAAGATCCAAAAATTGACAAATGACCTTCATAACCTGCACTCCACATTACACAGCATGAATGAGAGGCTTTATGAAGTTTCTCGTCGAGATGGAATCAGTGGTGGCAGGAACCCATCTGATTCTGGCCAGCCACTGATAACTGAGGTCATCTACAACATTCAGGCCAAACTGGACCAGCTAGGCAACATGACCCAAGTTCATGACAGAACTCTGCACACCATCAACAACCTTGTTAATGGAAATGGTGTTGATAATGAGTTAGATGCTGGTGGTACCAATTATGCAGTGCTGAAAGAAGAAATCTTAAGGGAACTGGAGCATCAAGTTGCACTCTCCTGTTCTGCCTGCCAGTTGGGTGTAGCGGACATGAGGCGTCAGCAACAAGAGGATCGAGAAAGGATCCGAACACTTGAGAAGCTATTAAGAACTGCAGATCAGCACCATTGGCAGACACTTGACATCTTGCAACAAGACATTACCCGCTCACAGAGCTGCTGCAACACAATAAATGATCTAGCACATAGATTGGATGTGGTGGAACGGAAGGTGAGTTCCAACTCAGAATCCATTGACATGTATCAAGGTCATCTAGATAAGGACACAGAACCCAACCTCAATACTCATTTGAGGGACTTAGAGCGGCGTCTGAATGGAACTATTCAAAAAGCTGAACTGAGATTTTCTCAAACTGAGATCAACCTCAGAAACTCCATTCAAAAGGAAGTTGGGCAAACAAGGAATGTGGTGAACAAACTCTTTCTTGACTACAATTCCAGAATAACTAATACTGAAGAGGGTGTTCAAGCCTTGAAGGACACAGTGTATACTCAGAATGAGCGCTTTGGCCATCAGGAGAATAGGACAGCATTCATAAACAACAAATTGTCAGTGATAAATAGCATGTGCACAAAGTCCTGTGACTCACACGGACCACGTCGCAAAACAGAGGATACTATAAAGACTCTGGAATGGAAAGTTATTGCCAATGACAAGAATATACTTAAGTTTGAAACTCACCTCAAGAACCTTACAATAAGTGGAGACTTACTGATGGGACGTGTTGTGGACCTTTCCAATGACATTAACAGAATTAAGTCCACTGGAGAAGATGGTGAATATTACAACAGGCTTGTAACAAATGTTACAACAATTGCAAAAGAGTGCAGTGTTTGTACTTCTGTTGACAGAGAGCTGTatacttttaaaaatgctaCCAACAGTGCCCTGAGTCGTTGGCAGAGTGAAATTACTAATTTGAAGAACAGGATGGACAATGATGAGAGTACTTGTTCTCAGGTGTGCTCTAACCTGCAGGGAGAAGTTAGAAAGCTTAAAGAAGAAGTAGAGAACTGCCGTGAACAGTGCAAGAATGCAATAACTGAACTCAATTCACAAAAGATGGACATTGATGGCCACAGTGCAATCACAAGTACTCTAGGCAGGGATCTTAAGTCAGTTCGGGAGGAACTATCCAGATTCATTATCATTTACAGTGATACTATAAATGGTCTAGTGCTCACTGTTCAGAAACATGGTAGTGTGATCTCAGACCTTGGCAACACTAAAGACCAGATCATGTCTGAGATTGACAAGGTCCAGAAAAAGGTGACAGAGCACATTGAGGATGGCAGGGCTCGCTTTGAAGACTTGAGAAGTGAAATCCATAATTTAAGTAATAACCTGGTGGTGGAGATGGGTGAGTGCAagcgctctggaaaagggctgGAGAGAAGACTCTCGAAAATGGAGGTAGCTTGTGGGCATCTGGATTTTGTGTCCAGTAATCTGCAGAAGATTAAGGATGGGCTGCACAGACATGCCACAGCATTTTGGGAATGTGTACACAAGCTCAACAACACAATCAAATCACAGGACCAGGCCTTAGATAACCACCGCATGAAGTTGGAAAAAATCCAAAACCAGATTTATGGCATGAATTTCTCTCTGCTCAAAATTAATGATGAATTCCAGGCCTTCACAATGAACAACTTTGTTG GTCCCGCGGGACCCCCAGGGGTTCAGGGAGAGAGAGGCCCACATGGGCATCCAGGGCCAAGGGGTCCCCAAGGTCAGGAAGGTTCACAAGGCAGACCAGGCAACGAAGGACAAGTGGGACCCCCAG GTCCACCCGGAAAAGATGCTCACGTTCCAAGGTTATCTTTTTCTGCTGCTCTTACAAGACCTCAGGCCAACGCAGGCACCATATTATTTGATAAGATTTTCGTCAATGAAGGGCAGTCTTACAATCCAAGAACTG GACTCTTCACTGCACCACTGACTGGCAGGTACTTCTTCAGTGCTGTCCTGACAGgacaaaaaaattttaaaattgAGGCAGTTCTTTCAAAGTCAAATGTTGGCATTTTCCGTGGGGACTCAGCCGGCTACCAGCCAGAAGGCCTTGAAAAGCCCATGGCAGAGGCAAAGCACACTCCTGGATCACTGGTGGTCTTCAACATGAACCTTCCCCTGGAGGTTGGTGATACTGTGTGCATTGACCTGGTCATGGGAAAACTGGCGCACTCAGTGGAACCTCTCACGGTTTTCAATGGAATGCTTCTGTATGAGGACACATTTGCTGCATTTTGA
- the LOC114803335 gene encoding EMILIN-1-like isoform X2, whose product MARPVLYLLLTFALSECGSDMFSTATYGQFPAVFPHATGAASRNRNWCAFVVTRTISCVIEDGVETYVKPEYQRCSYGQCARVVNRTFRRPKYKVAYRTVTELEWKCCHGYSGDDCSDGPTGVSDVHISRGGTHSSQTGYGTESGESDDKIRQLEEKIQKLTNDLHNLHSTLHSMNERLYEVSRRDGISGGRNPSDSGQPLITEVIYNIQAKLDQLGNMTQVHDRTLHTINNLVNGNGVDNELDAGGTNYAVLKEEILRELEHQVALSCSACQLGVADMRRQQQEDRERIRTLEKLLRTADQHHWQTLDILQQDITRSQSCCNTINDLAHRLDVVERKVSSNSESIDMYQGHLDKDTEPNLNTHLRDLERRLNGTIQKAELRFSQTEINLRNSIQKEVGQTRNVVNKLFLDYNSRITNTEEGVQALKDTVYTQNERFGHQENRTAFINNKLSVINSMCTKSCDSHGPRRKTEDTIKTLEWKVIANDKNILKFETHLKNLTISGDLLMGRVVDLSNDINRIKSTGEDGEYYNRLVTNVTTIAKECSVCTSVDRELYTFKNATNSALSRWQSEITNLKNRMDNDESTCSQVCSNLQGEVRKLKEEVENCREQCKNAITELNSQKMDIDGHSAITSTLGRDLKSVREELSRFIIIYSDTINGLVLTVQKHGSVISDLGNTKDQIMSEIDKVQKKVTEHIEDGRARFEDLRSEIHNLSNNLVVEMGECKRSGKGLERRLSKMEVACGHLDFVSSNLQKIKDGLHRHATAFWECVHKLNNTIKSQDQALDNHRMKLEKIQNQIYGMNFSLLKINDEFQAFTMNNFVGPAGPPGVQGERGPHGHPGPRGPQGQEGSQGRPGNEGQVGPPGPPGKDAHVPRLSFSAALTRPQANAGTILFDKIFVNEGQSYNPRTGLFTAPLTGSRLPARRP is encoded by the exons AAACTGGTGTGCCTTTGTTGTGACAAGAACAATCAGCTGTGTGATCGAAGATGGAGTGGAGACTTATGTAAAGCCAGAATACCAGCGATGTTCTTATGGCCAGTGTGCCAGAGTCGT GAATCGGACCTTCAGACGGCCAAAGTACAAGGTGGCATATAGAACAGTGACTGAACTGGAATGGAAGTGTTGTCATGGCTACTCAGGGGATGACTGCAGTGATGGTCCCACAGGTGTCTCTGATGTTCATATTAGTAGAGGAGGAACTCACTCATCGCAGACTGGCTATGGAACAGAAAGTGGAGAAA GTGATGATAAAATCAGGCAACTTGAAGAAAAGATCCAAAAATTGACAAATGACCTTCATAACCTGCACTCCACATTACACAGCATGAATGAGAGGCTTTATGAAGTTTCTCGTCGAGATGGAATCAGTGGTGGCAGGAACCCATCTGATTCTGGCCAGCCACTGATAACTGAGGTCATCTACAACATTCAGGCCAAACTGGACCAGCTAGGCAACATGACCCAAGTTCATGACAGAACTCTGCACACCATCAACAACCTTGTTAATGGAAATGGTGTTGATAATGAGTTAGATGCTGGTGGTACCAATTATGCAGTGCTGAAAGAAGAAATCTTAAGGGAACTGGAGCATCAAGTTGCACTCTCCTGTTCTGCCTGCCAGTTGGGTGTAGCGGACATGAGGCGTCAGCAACAAGAGGATCGAGAAAGGATCCGAACACTTGAGAAGCTATTAAGAACTGCAGATCAGCACCATTGGCAGACACTTGACATCTTGCAACAAGACATTACCCGCTCACAGAGCTGCTGCAACACAATAAATGATCTAGCACATAGATTGGATGTGGTGGAACGGAAGGTGAGTTCCAACTCAGAATCCATTGACATGTATCAAGGTCATCTAGATAAGGACACAGAACCCAACCTCAATACTCATTTGAGGGACTTAGAGCGGCGTCTGAATGGAACTATTCAAAAAGCTGAACTGAGATTTTCTCAAACTGAGATCAACCTCAGAAACTCCATTCAAAAGGAAGTTGGGCAAACAAGGAATGTGGTGAACAAACTCTTTCTTGACTACAATTCCAGAATAACTAATACTGAAGAGGGTGTTCAAGCCTTGAAGGACACAGTGTATACTCAGAATGAGCGCTTTGGCCATCAGGAGAATAGGACAGCATTCATAAACAACAAATTGTCAGTGATAAATAGCATGTGCACAAAGTCCTGTGACTCACACGGACCACGTCGCAAAACAGAGGATACTATAAAGACTCTGGAATGGAAAGTTATTGCCAATGACAAGAATATACTTAAGTTTGAAACTCACCTCAAGAACCTTACAATAAGTGGAGACTTACTGATGGGACGTGTTGTGGACCTTTCCAATGACATTAACAGAATTAAGTCCACTGGAGAAGATGGTGAATATTACAACAGGCTTGTAACAAATGTTACAACAATTGCAAAAGAGTGCAGTGTTTGTACTTCTGTTGACAGAGAGCTGTatacttttaaaaatgctaCCAACAGTGCCCTGAGTCGTTGGCAGAGTGAAATTACTAATTTGAAGAACAGGATGGACAATGATGAGAGTACTTGTTCTCAGGTGTGCTCTAACCTGCAGGGAGAAGTTAGAAAGCTTAAAGAAGAAGTAGAGAACTGCCGTGAACAGTGCAAGAATGCAATAACTGAACTCAATTCACAAAAGATGGACATTGATGGCCACAGTGCAATCACAAGTACTCTAGGCAGGGATCTTAAGTCAGTTCGGGAGGAACTATCCAGATTCATTATCATTTACAGTGATACTATAAATGGTCTAGTGCTCACTGTTCAGAAACATGGTAGTGTGATCTCAGACCTTGGCAACACTAAAGACCAGATCATGTCTGAGATTGACAAGGTCCAGAAAAAGGTGACAGAGCACATTGAGGATGGCAGGGCTCGCTTTGAAGACTTGAGAAGTGAAATCCATAATTTAAGTAATAACCTGGTGGTGGAGATGGGTGAGTGCAagcgctctggaaaagggctgGAGAGAAGACTCTCGAAAATGGAGGTAGCTTGTGGGCATCTGGATTTTGTGTCCAGTAATCTGCAGAAGATTAAGGATGGGCTGCACAGACATGCCACAGCATTTTGGGAATGTGTACACAAGCTCAACAACACAATCAAATCACAGGACCAGGCCTTAGATAACCACCGCATGAAGTTGGAAAAAATCCAAAACCAGATTTATGGCATGAATTTCTCTCTGCTCAAAATTAATGATGAATTCCAGGCCTTCACAATGAACAACTTTGTTG GTCCCGCGGGACCCCCAGGGGTTCAGGGAGAGAGAGGCCCACATGGGCATCCAGGGCCAAGGGGTCCCCAAGGTCAGGAAGGTTCACAAGGCAGACCAGGCAACGAAGGACAAGTGGGACCCCCAG GTCCACCCGGAAAAGATGCTCACGTTCCAAGGTTATCTTTTTCTGCTGCTCTTACAAGACCTCAGGCCAACGCAGGCACCATATTATTTGATAAGATTTTCGTCAATGAAGGGCAGTCTTACAATCCAAGAACTG GACTCTTCACTGCACCACTGACTGGCAG CCGGCTACCAGCCAGAAGGCCTTGA